Genomic DNA from Prunus persica cultivar Lovell chromosome G1, Prunus_persica_NCBIv2, whole genome shotgun sequence:
CCCAATTGAGATTAACAATGCAATTGATGAAAGTTCAAAACGTTTTTGCTTTTAGCGATGGCGACTGAGAGTCGATGGACTTACAGTTCCAGAGGCTATGGTGATTTGGGAGTAGGATAGATCTAGGGGTTTTGGCGAGACGTGCATCCCGAAGAATGTGCCAGTGTTGCGAAATGTGAACTTCACTGTCGAATTGACTGAGATCATATCAGTGGCCACGCCAGTAGCATCCGAGCCAGCTTGAATCTTGAACTGTTCGAACGTAACACtctgcaattaaacaaaattaacgCGAATTAGTAACGACCCAGAAAGTCAATTATCAAAATGAAGCTTCAGGACGAGATAATCGAACCAACCTTCATGGTGATCTTGGGTTTCATGGGCTTACTGGCACCCCAGAGAATCAGAGAGAACATAGAGAATAGCAGGAAGAAGCCGAGGACGAAAGCGGGAAAATAACAGCGGCGAGGAAAGCCCTTGGACCCCTCTTCGCCTTCCAGAAGGCCTTCCTCTTCGATCACAGCCTGCTCCTTCCACGGCTTCTGACCCTTCCGGTGGTGGCGCGACCCGTCGTTGGGGTTGATCTTTCTGGATCCGGGTTTCAGAGACCCGGAGAACCGGGTGGAGGAGGACTCGCGGGAGTGGCGGCCGACGGAGGAGTGAGAGTGGGGCGGGGAGCCGACGGGGCTGAGCACGGGGGTGGACTGAAACGACGTCGTGGTCTTCTCGCCGTCGTGCGAGTCACGTGAGGGGCTCTGGACGTAGTAGACTGGGCGGCGGGGAGATCTGGTGGGAGACGACGCCGCGAGGCTCGTGACCTCCGAGTCGGTCTTGGCGTGCATTGTGTGGGGTTTGTTTGGGTCGTCGTCTTCAATTGCAGTGCTGTAATGGAGGGGGGTGCTCTAAAAAGGAGAGGGTAGATGGTGTGGGGGGGGTTAGGGTATGATTAGGATTTACGAACGGGGGGTTTGAGTTAAGGGGGGGACTTGGAGTAATATTATACCTTTCTGCAATGGAGAGGAAGACAAAAGtgctgattttaatttttaattagtgGGTAAATGTTTGTGCTTGTGTTTGGTGGGTGCGTGGGAGAAAAGTTTTGGGTAGACGAAACAGCGAGGAACTTAATTAACTGACAGACATATCACAGTTGGCACCGCGCGCCTATGATGCCAAATTGAATATTAAGTCTATGTTATTATAAATcgataaattaaaataaatataaatatatgtaagtGATCGAATATATATCAATTCGATTTGTTTGTTAGTGTTctttgttgtaaatgcatgagttggtggatgaccaccatacctcttaatattccaccgttggattttatgtaaccgatacactaagtatttgtaattagtacttgtaacctataggtatattgtaaatgatggtattcaatctcctatcttgtaagcctataaataggtggttctaccaaagattaatgaaggaataaacatggtgaagctttatctttagcatatcacttctctctacattttctccctctagttttataacacgttatcagcacgacattgctcttggtatgttttctttctctgaattttctttcttcttatatgaactagagtcatcacatggtatagagtttctttgtactcaccatcagacttcatcatgcttgtttaagaaaaaaaaattcttattcttattacacatgaatataatgccatgtttttgtttttatttgtttgtttatttaattttaagtatgatcttaattattatgatgagtttgaattatacaaaagatcaggAGCCCGAAGTTccgtgatcctcatcatataactagattaggatgtagagtccttttgattgaatcagaacctgaagttctttgattccaaataattgagggcgtgaagttccgcgaatttaaaaagcacataaggacataaaactcctcgattttgtattaatcaaaatcagaattccatgaggcctacatatgtcaagaacttgaaccagaagtttcgagtgcatatacatcgatttgagtatgaagttcaaagcacaactattaattcaatttatttagatctacgtattcgtacctgaagtttcgaatatatattgatatgaacctgaagttcatagtttttcatggatcttaatactatatatgaacttgaagttcattatttatttgtgcctatatgaacctgaattggttggaaatccaattcttaaacttgtagttttatctacatattgaatccacattaatattggattatcttggaatttcataatctttaattgatttattttattccttgtttataccactttacttattttattatattttattttatttatgttaggttattaattaatttcgttttacaatggtaatgttttgtattaccgccccaatattgatagccagaggcgtctattggagaaacttcctactttcttttgtgggtaggaagtttatgatgttatgaaccaaaagttcttgaggccccaatattacacaactattatagttgaagattatgatgtcatgaactaaaagttcattgaccgaataacttttatgttgtgacgtgactatcttggcaatccatgtcccacaatgatgcataagatttttataaatttgtaaggacatcgtttaaagactcaaattattgtcttgtccaacaatatcattacaaagaacgctcacaaataaaagctgtcataagatcatctcagtcaaaaattgactttgagccatctttcctgaaataattcaaggggatatttgtgagcctatacaacatctaattatggatcacttcaccagttttactgaatgtgcctactaaaatggtcacatatttgataacgactgtgagtttattttcctacattttgagacaattttcccgccgttagggggagaaatgacaattcctaaagaacgtcgtgaaatagtgttgaatcaatccgcttttgtctcatcaagataatgcatatataagttgtacatatgctaacatggattgatattctcgtatcacaatccattaacatggtgactata
This window encodes:
- the LOC18788995 gene encoding uncharacterized protein LOC18788995 codes for the protein MHAKTDSEVTSLAASSPTRSPRRPVYYVQSPSRDSHDGEKTTTSFQSTPVLSPVGSPPHSHSSVGRHSRESSSTRFSGSLKPGSRKINPNDGSRHHRKGQKPWKEQAVIEEEGLLEGEEGSKGFPRRCYFPAFVLGFFLLFSMFSLILWGASKPMKPKITMKSVTFEQFKIQAGSDATGVATDMISVNSTVKFTFRNTGTFFGMHVSPKPLDLSYSQITIASGTIKKFYQSRKSQRSISVSVIGNKIPLYGSGASMSTSTGTTALPVPLQLNFVIRSRAYVLGKLVKPKFNRRIQCSVTFDPKKLNVPISLKNCTTS